The Pan troglodytes isolate AG18354 chromosome 8, NHGRI_mPanTro3-v2.0_pri, whole genome shotgun sequence genome window below encodes:
- the JCAD gene encoding junctional cadherin 5-associated protein — protein sequence MYSVEDLLISHGYKLSRDPPASREDNPKGRQAARTGTRAGQGLQNGHEDGPAALAHRKTSAGKGHVSDSESRRSTPRGHGEPQSTSASRTSEAGFCNQPPSAWSSHPPTGNDQAYRRRGRQEARSQKPREHENLEARGMAQAHSLPVHVREGPWEVGGRSEHVMKKPVWEEELRMSGPAKWQNVSLESWNQPRKLGRQMSDGDGERLFQELYPFIQGEHVLNSQNKGKSRSLPRVLSPESLSCTEIPIPLNERHSPKMPPYPPTCAPNLDSTRNSEKSGCSAPFPRPKFGRPLKPPSYSSHQQSRGGADSSDSQDSQQMDAYVPRHELCLSDPGLEPPVYVPPPSYRSPPQNIPNPYLEDTVPINVCGGHSQQQSPTEKAGASGQPPSGPPGTGNEYGVSPRLPQGLPAHPRPVTAYDGFVQYIPFDDPRLRHFKLAQPQGFCEDIKLDDKSYNSSPVTAQEPAHGGMQPDGAIWNPQSLIPPSGDDRGLVLANSSPRWLWGQPPGDGENSGLPNQRDRCVARGQWPDVRGSQHGHTGRQVSSPYSQGESTCETQTKLKKFQTGTRTKKSSKKKMNETIFCLVSIPVKSESHLPDRDMDNNDLKPSADQKNGSDKSPALQEQSLLSMSSTDLELQALTGSMGGRTEFQKQDLGEPEEDRQTNDLSFIHLTKHRELKHSGSWPGHRYRDQQTQTSFSEEPQSSQLLPGAKLGGPSRAALSPKCSDPAASAAQTHTAFPTGDHKQRPSARNLKGHRSLSPSSNSAFSRTSLSVDQAPTPKAGRSQPCVDVHGLGAHPGPKREVVKGEPTGPCNSKQLFGQFLLKPVSRRPWDLISQLESFNKELQEEEESSSSSSSSSSSEESEAEPQQENRAHCRQEDVGFRGNSPEMRVEPQPRMWVPESPVCRSGRGESKSESWSEELQPGHPRAWPPSPGRFRLEEGGGADGSTSAEKRHLEVSNGMDELAGSPFPVTRMSSRSSDAKPLPTSYPAEPREPQESPKITSAFSSVKPSEAVPRKFDSGGERAAGLPLSLSNKNRGLSAPDLRSVGLTPGQEQGASELEGSLGEASTIEIPPGESLQARAARILGIEVAVESLLPGTRRAGQNQPAEPDASACTPESPQEELPSRPAPADVPRVSSDAFYGRRKCGWTKSPLFVGDRDSARRAPQAFEHSDVDGVVTSTDPVPEPEPSPLESKFFEQKDVETKPPFRSTLFHFVERTPSVAGSEKRLRSPSKVIESLQEKLASPPRRADPDRLMRMKEVSSVSRMRVLSFRNADSQEDAEELKATTRGQAGLPGGLVSPGSGDRAQRLGRSLSVSKDSISREEKEHPAAQKEKSMDQDFWCPDSYDPSRVERV from the exons ATGTACAGTGTAGAAGACCTCCTGATCTCTCATGGATACAAGCTGTCAAGAGACCCCCCGGCATCACGCGAGGATAACCCCAAGGGGCGCCAGGCAGCGAGGACTGGGACACGAGCAGGCCAGGGCCTGCAGAACGGGCATGAGGATGGCCCTGCGGCCCTCGCACATCGTAAGACGTCCGCGGGGAAAGGACATGTGAGTGACTCCGAAAGCCGCCGCAGCACACCGAGGGGCCACGGGGAGCCCCAGAGCACTTCTGCTTCCAGAACCTCGGAGGCGGG GTTTTGTAATCAACCCCCCTCAGCATGGTCCTCTCATCCCCCGACTGGTAACGACCAAGCCTACCGGAGAAGAGGACGGCAAGAAGCCAGGAGCCAGAAGCCGAGGGAGCACGAAAACCTGGAGGCCAGAGGAATGGCCCAAGCCCACAGCCTGCCTGTCCACGTGAGGGAGGGTCCATGGGAAGTTGGAGGAAGGTCAGAGCATGTGATGAAGAAGCCGGTTTGGGAAGAAGAATTGAGAATGTCAGGTCCTGCCAAGTGGCAGAACGTCAGCCTGGAAAGCTGGAACCAGCCAAGGAAATTAGGGAGGCAGATGTCtgatggggatggggagagaCTGTTTCAAGAACTGTACCCATTCATTCAAGGAGAACATGTGTTGAATTCTCAAAACAAAGGGAAGTCTCGCTCACTGCCTAGAGTTCTTTCCCCCGAGAGCCTGAGTTGCACGGAAATTCCCATTCCATTAAATGAAAGACATTCACCTAAAATGCCACCGTATCCTCCCACTTGCGCACCAAATTTGGACTCCACGAGGAATTCTGAGAAGAGTGGCTGCTCAGCCCCATTTCCCCGGCCTAAGTTTGGGAGGCCCCTCAAGCCCCCATCTTACAGTTCGCACCAGCAGTCTAGGGGAGGAGCGGACAGCAGTGACTCTCAGGACAGCCAGCAGATGGACGCCTATGTCCCCAGGCATGAGCTCTGCCTGTCAGACCCTGGATTGGAACCTCCAGTGTACGTGCCTCCGCCCTCATACAGATCGCCCCCGCAGAACATCCCAAACCCCTACTTGGAAGACACGGTGCCCATAAATGTGTGTGGCGGTCACAGTCAACAGCAGTCTCCGACCGAGAAGGCTGGGGCCAGCGGTCAGCCTCCTTCAGGCCCCCCTGGAACTGGGAATGAGTATGGTGTGAGCCCCCGCTTGCCTCAGGGGCTCCCTGCACATCCCCGACCCGTCACTGCCTACGACGGCTTCGTTCAGTACATTCCCTTTGATGATCCACGGTTACGACATTTTAAACTAGCTCAGCCCCAGGGTTTCTGTGAAGACATAAAGCTTGACGATAAATCATATAACTCCAGTCCTGTCACTGCCCAAGAGCCGGCTCATGGAGGAATGCAGCCTGATGGTGCCATTTGGAATCCACAGAGCTTAATACCCCCGTCGGGGGATGACAGAGGCCTGGTCTTGGCCAATTCCAGCCCCCGGTGGCTGTGGGGCCAGCCCCCCGGGGATGGGGAAAACAGTGGCCTCCCCAACCAGAGAGACCGCTGTGTGGCAAGGGGACAGTGGCCTGATGTGAGAGGCAGCCAGCACGGGCACACTGGAAGACAAGTTTCCTCCCCATACTCACAGGGCGAGAGCACCTGCGAAACTCAAACCAAGCTCAAAAAGTTCCAAACTGGGACTCGGACCAAGaaaagttcaaagaaaaaaatgaacgaGACTATATTTTGCTTGGTTTCTATCCCAGTGAAATCAGAATCACATCTGCCAGATAGAGATATGGACAACAATGACTTAAAGCCCAGTGCTGATCAAAAGAATGGGTCTGATAAGAGCCCGGCTCTGCAAGAACAGAGTCTGCTGAGCATGTCTTCCACCGACCTGGAGCTGCAGGCCCTCACAGGAAGCATGGGTGGGAGAACGGAGTTCCAAAAACAAGATCTAGGGGAACCAGAAGaagacagacaaacaaatgaCCTCAGTTTCATCCACCTTACAAAGCACAGAGAACTCAAGCATTCTGGCTCTTGGCCAGGGCACCGGTACAGAGATCAGCAAACACAAACCAGTTTCTCCGAGGAGCCCCAAAGTTCGCAGCTGCTCCCTGGTGCAAAGCTGGGAGGGCCGAGTCGTGCAGCATTGAGTCCAAAATGTTCAGACCCTGCTGCCTCCGCAGCTCAGACGCACACAGCATTCCCTACCGGTGATCACAAACAGAGGCCAAGTGCCCGTAACCTGAAAGGTCACAGGTCCCTCAGCCCATCCAGCAACAGTGCGTTCTCAAGGACTTCCTTGTCCGTGGACCAGGCGCCGACGCCAAAAGCAGGCCGAAGTCAGCCCTGCGTGGATGTCCACGGGCTTGGAGCCCACCCTGGGCCTAAGCGGGAGGTGGTGAAGGGGGAGCCCACGGGCCCTTGCAACAGTAAACAACTCTTTGGGCAGTTTCTCCTGAAACCGGTCAGCCGTCGTCCCTGGGATTTGATCAGTCAGTTAGAAAGTTTTAACAAGGAgctccaggaagaggaagaaagcagcagtagcagcagcagcagcagcagcagtgaggAGAGTGAGGCGGAGCCGCAGCAGGAGAACCGTGCTCACTGCAGACAGGAGGATGTGGGCTTCCGCGGAAACAGCCCGGAAATGAGGGTTGAGCCACAGCCGAGGATGTGGGTGCCGGAGAGCCCTGTGTGTAGGTCGGGAAGAGGTGAGAGTAAGTCTGAGAGCTGGAGTGAGGAGCTGCAGCCTGGCCACCCACGTGCCTGGCCTCCATCCCCGGGCCGCTTTCGCCTGGAAGAAGGTGGCGGTGCAGATGGAAGCACGAGTGCAGAGAAGAGACACCTGGAGGTTAGCAACGGAATGGACGAGCTGGCAGGTAGCCCATTTCCTGTGACGAGAATGTCTTCAAGATCAAGTGACGCAAAACCACTGCCCACGTCCTATCCAGCTGAACCTAGGGAGCCCCAGGAAAGTCCGAAAATCACCAGTGCTTTCAGCTCTGTGAAACCAAGTGAAGCGGTCCCTCGGAAGTTTGACAGTGGTGGAGAGAGGGCGGCAGGGCTCCCACTGTCCCTGTCTAACAAGAACCGAGGGCTCTCAGCTCCAGACTTACGGTCTGTGGGGCTCACCCCTGGGCAAGAACAGGGTGCCAGTGAGCTAGAGGGGTCTTTGGGTGAAGCGAGCACAATAGAAATCCCCCCAGGTGAGTCCTTGCAAGCCAGGGCTGCAAGGATCCTGGGCATTGAGGTGGCGGTGGAGTCCCTCCTGCCGGGCACCCGGAGAGCGGGACAGAACCAGCCTGCTGAGCCCGATGCAAGTGCCTGCACCCCAGAGTCCCCCCAGGAAGAGTTGCCATCTCGCCCAGCACCGGCAGATGTCCCCAGGGTGTCCAGTGATGCCTTTTATGGCAGGAGGAAGTGCGGCTGGACCAAGAGCCCTCTCTTTGTAGGGGACAGGGACAGTGCCAGGCGGGCTCCTCAGGCTTTTGAGCACTCAGATGTGGACGGGGTTGTCACCAGCACAGACCCTGTCCCTGAGCCTGAGCCCAGCCCCTTGGAGTCCAAGTTCTTCGAACAAAAGGATGTGGAAACAAAACCACCCTTCAGGTCCACTTTGTTCCATTTTGTAGAAAGAACCCCAAGTGTGGCAGGCTCTGAAAAGAGACTTAGAAGCCCTTCCAAAGTGATTGAAAGTTTACAAGAGAAACTGGCCTCCCCGCCTAGGAGAGCAGACCCTGACCGCCTGATGAGAATGAAAGAGGTGAGCTCAGTGTCACGGATGAGAGTCCTGAGCTTCAGGAATGCCGACTCCCAGGAGGACGCCGAGGAATTGAAGGCCACCACaaggggccaggctgggctcccGGGAGGCCTTGTGTCTCCTGGCAGTGGGGACCGGGCCCAGAGATTGGGCCGCTCACTCTCTGTCTCCAAGGACAGCATctccagggaagagaaggagcatcCGGCAGCACAAAAGGAGAAGAGCATGGATCAAGACTTCTGGTGCCCAG